TTGATAATCTCTTCGGGCACAACATGGCTGCTGCGGAGGTCATAGACAATCGCCGAGCCGGGATTTTTAGCCAGGAAATACGGCACCATCAGGGCCGTCAGCAGGTCGCAGCCGATGGTGCGGCCCTGCTCATCGACAACCATCAGCCGGTCGGCGTCGCCGTCAAAGCAGACCCCGACATCCGCCTGCTTGTCCCGAACGACCTGACGCAGCTGATTCAGGTTGGCCTCGACGAGCGGGTTGGGGTCGTGGACGAAGGTGCCGTCGTGTTTGAGGTTAATGCCGATCAGTTCGAGATTGTCCACATCGCCGAAGATGGCGGGCATCATCTTGCCGGCCATTCCGTTGGAGGCATCCACCACCACCCGAAGAAATCGGCGGCTGGGCTCCAGAAACTTCAGCACATGATGTTTGTACTCGCGGGTCAGATCACAGTGCTCTACCGAACCGTCGGGCCGTCCGAGGGTATGCAGCAGGGCCGTGGCAATGTGCTTAATATCCTTCAGGCCTGTGTCGGCTCCGATGGGTTTGGCCTGCTGGCCGGAAATCTTAAAGCCGTTGTACTTGGCCGGATTGTGCGAGGCGGTCACCTGCACGCCGCCGCAGGTGCCCAGATGATTGATGGCAAAATACATCTGCGGGGTGTCAATCATCCCGATGTCGATGACATTCGTGCGGGCGGCATTCATCCCTTCAATCAGGGCCTTAGCCAAAGCCGGGCTGTGCGTGCGCATATCATACCCGACGCAGATGCTCTGGGCATTGGCCAGACCCCGTTCATACCCCCGCAGCATCGAGCGGAGGAACTGGGCCGTGGCATGCCCGATTTTCCAGGCGGCTTCCTCATCCAGCTGGTCCGGATAGATTCCGCGAATGTCATAGGCCTTAAAAATGGCAGGATTCATTCGACATCTCCCAAAACGTAAGGATTTCCACCGAAACCCGCCTTCGAACAGACGGAGCGTTCCATTATAATCATAAGCGTATCTTATGCCCTTCAGAAGTCCCTGTCAACAGACAAATCCGAGCAGTTTTTTCCTTATTCTAATGAAACAAATCGTGTTAAAATAGCCGCCGATCGGCCGCCAAAAAGAGCCAAGAAGGAGGCCTTTTATGAGGGTCAAACTTCCGTCGGTCTGGTTTCGTAAACGGCTGAAAAGCGAACTGTCCGTACTGGAGGCGGAGGGGCTGTTGTCCGCTGAACAGGCGGCGGCTATCTGTCAGCGGTATCAACTGACTTCGCTGGCATCCGAAGGCACCCGGGCCCTGCTTACCACGATTTACTTTATCGGGGCAACGCTGGTCGGCATCGGCATCATCAGTTTTGTGGCGGCTCACTGGACCTATCTGAGCCGTGAACTGAAACTGACGCTGATTTTAGGGGCGATGCTGGCCGCTCACATCAGCGGTTTTCTGTTCTGGAAGGTCAGCGGGCGCCGGCCCAATCTGGGCCACACCCTCGTGCTGCTGGGGACGCTGATGTTCGGGGCCAACATCGGCCTTGTTGCCCAAATTTTTCACGTGCAGAGCAACTTTTACAACGGCTTTGCGGTCTGGACGCTCGGCGCCGTCGCTGCTGCCTGGGCGGTCCGGAGCGTACCCAATGCTGTGCTGGGACTGATTACAGCCGCCGTTTTTGGATTTGGGAATCTGGGTATCACAATGCTTCCCCTCTGTTCACCTGGCTGGCTCCGGCGGTTCTGGTTCTTTTTGTTCCGCTGGTTTATTATCTGCGGTCGCAATGGGTGCTGTGGGGCACGCTTCTGGTGAGCGGTTTTTTCTGGCCGATGTCAGTCCAAAACACTTTCGAACACCGCTTTCCCGAATACACATATGCCACGGCGGCCTCGCTGCTTGGACTGGTGTTTTTCTGCTGGGGTCTGGCGGGATGGAAAAGCCCCCGCGGACGGTTTGTGTCTGTGCCCTGCTGGACCGTTGGGCTTTTCTGGTGTTTTCTGGCGGTCTTTCTGGCTTCGTTTATCGATTACGCCAAGTACATGGTGACGGAAGCTGTCGGAAAAAAGGATTTGCCTGCTCAATATCCCCTGCTGATTACAGCCGGAGTGCTGGCTGCCGGGGCTGTCGGACTTGCAGTGTATTCCGGGCCTGTTCTGAAAAAAGGCCCGGATGACATCTGGTCGCTCGAATCGCTGTCGCAAACCCTTCCGACCAACCTTTCTCCGGAGCAAATTGCCGTCAAAGGCACTGTCATCGGGCACCAAATCGAGTACGGCATTGAGAACTTTTACATTCCGGAGAAGGACCGAAATGAGCTGGAAAGGGCCCTGCGGACCAGTCGCAAACGTGCGCTGGCTCAGATTCGCGTGGACAAGTACGGAAACGACGCCCTGATTCGGCTGATTGTGCAAGGGAAACGGTACGAATATTGAGCCGTTCCGGCGTTATTGTGCGGGGGTCTTCAGTTCGGCCACCAGCCGGCGTGTGGAGGGACTTTGGGCGGACTGGGCCTGCTTGAACGAGGGGGCCGCATCCGGATAGAGGGTCTTGAAGAGCTCGTTGTTGCGGACGATTTCCTTGAGGGCATCGGATTTTTCCCGTGCCTGCCGGAAAAAGGCGGCGGCCTTTAGTCCCCACGCCCCGCCCAGCAGCCCCGCCAACGCCAGGCCCAAATCCAGCAGGCCATCCGCCATCGACCACGGTCTCAGCTCGGCGGCGGCACCGTCGGCTTGCGCCCGGACAGCCGCAGGCCCTGCGGCTTCCAAAATCTCCTGCGCCGTCAGCACAGGCCCCATTTCCTGCGGCAGACCGTAATCGGCCGCAAAGGCACAGCTCTGCTGATAGGACAAAGCCGTCAGGTCCTGCAGCAGCGCAGAGGTCTGTTCCGTAACAGCCTGCTCGGCGGCCAGCTGGGCTGTCCGCAGATGGAGCCAGGCGTTTTGTTTTTGGGCCTGCGTAGCCGGACGGCGGAACCCCTCACAGCCGCACAACAAAACCAACAGAATAAAAAGCCCACTGTACTTGTTCATGTTTGCCTCCTTTTTTTCTTGATTTTCCCTGTCTTTTTTTCTATTCTGTTAAACGGATTCAAAGGATTCATCGATGAGAACCGGAACACTGATTCTTTTAACGGTGCTGTTTGCCCTCGTCGGCATCGCCCTGATTGGAGGGGGAATCGGGTATCTGATTTGGGATGCCAAAAAGCAGAAGAAGGCGGCCCAGCGAAAAGCCAGGTTCCAATCGCCCGCCGGTTTTGCAGCTCCTTCCCAGCCGAGTCAGGGAAACAGCCCCGCCTCAAAATGAAGGAGAAAACTTCGAGGACTCGACGGCCCGCAGGCGGTATTCCTGCGAAAGAGTCTTTTCCTGCAGAGCCTCGAGCCGGCCTGTAAACCGCTCCTGATTGTTCAGCAGCAGTTTGACATCATAGGCCACGCGGTCCAGCTGCCGCTGGAGATTGACCCAGGTGCCGACAATCAGCCCCGCCAGCGTCAGGAGCTGAATCAGGACGGACAGATTGATTTTTCGATCCAAGTGCCAGTGCTGTGCTTCCATCGGTGCATTCCTTCCTGACCTATTCTTTTCGGGACATTTTCGGCGACAGCGGAGCCAGCGGCTTTTCGATAATGGTGCCGTCTTCCGAAAGGAACCGCAGGAGCGTTCGGCGGCGAATCTGCTCGGCGGCCTGCTCATAATGCTGCTGTTTGCTTCGATAGAGCGCCTCGGTCTCTTTGTTCTGAACCAGCGAGGAAAAGACCATCGCCAGAACCATCCGAACGGACAGGATGCGCAAAGGTTCCGTGCTGAGCAGATCCTCGAGTCGAAAGGCCGCATCGGGCCGGTCGGGAGCAATCGGAAGGGCCTCCATCAGCAGACGAGCGGCTTCGGCGGACTGAGCATCGAAGGTGCCGATGCGGTAAAACAGCGAGGTGCCGGTCCCAACAGGAATCGGCTCGCTTTCCGGATCGGCCCGAAAGACCGAAAGGGTCAGCTGTGAGGCGCTGTCCACCCGCACAATTTCATAAACCCCATCGAGACTGCCCACGCCGTCCGACAGATAAATCAGGTGTCCCGCACGCACCTGTTTGGCGGGAAAATTTTCGCCGGCCGCCAGAAAAGCGGTGCCGGAGACCTGTCCGTTCTGGCCGCGTGCGAGCGTCTGGCCGGCAAACGATGTGCCTTTGAAAATCATCGGCTCATAGCAAAACAAATCCGCATCGGTGGAGAAGGCGACTTTCATAAAACTGCTCCCTCTTTCTTCTTTCGGATTTCGGATTTAGAAATCTGGATTTCGAAAAAGAGGCGGATTCTGCGGACCTCCTGCTGCCGTTCAAGGTGTCCTGCCGCAGAACCCGCCCGGTTTTTACTGACAAGTCAGCCCGCGAATCAGCCCGTGGGCGGCCTCGTTCTTCAGTTCGAGGGTGTACTCGCCGATGAGCTGGCCGCATTCATAATCGCCGCGGCTGGCCAGCGGTTTGTAATGGAAGCTTCGTCCGGCCAGGGGCAGAACACTGATGCGGCTGGAGTCCAGCAGCAGGACGGCATCCTGCGGCATCCACCGGGTCGTCACAATTCGGCACAGACCGAAATCGCTTTCGTAGAAACTTACCTGATCGCGGTAGGCGGTATCCGCCGGCCCGAAGGAACGCAGCCCCGTCAGAAAACCGTTGATTCTGCGCTTCTGAAAGCCGTTGACGACAATCAAATCGACGGTTGAGGAACTGGCTTCCCAGATTTTGCGCAGGACATAACTGATTTTCGGTTCATCCAGGTCGTTGCCTGACGGAAAGCCCTGTGCACCGACGGAATAAACGTGGGTCTGCAGGTGCTGGATGATGCCGCGCAGGGTCCGGCGGACGGTTGGGCTGCCTTGCGGCGTCGAGGCGGGCTGTCCGCCGTTGATGACGGTGTTTTCGAGGTCGCGGAGCAGTTCGCGAAGCCGCATCTGTTTTTGATAATCCATCTCATCGGCCAGCCCGATGGGACTGGCGGCCAGGTCCGTTCCGCTGACCTCTACGGACTGGGTGAAAATCTGCGTCCAGTTGCTTTGCCGCTGCCGGCAGGTAAAACGGGCCTGAGGGCGTTCGTCCCCTTCGAGGGCGGCGTTGCCGAGAATATTCACCGTCTGCCCGTTTGCCAGGGCCGAGCGCGTCGTGCCGGCATATCCGCGGATAACAGTGAGCGTATTGCCGGACACCTGCGTAACGAGCATCAGTTCCTGTTTGCCTTCAATCTGAATTTGATCGCCCGCTCGAAACCGCCCGCCGTCGCTCACATCAAACTGCGTTTCATTCAGCGGGTCCAGCAGCGACGAATCGCTGATGGAATCCTTGTTGGGCAGCAGCGCATCCTCAAGCCACTCGTGGCGGGTGCTGGCGGCGCTGCGGGCCGGGTCGCCGAGGGCGTCCAGCAGCGGCGTTTCATAGGGGGAAATGATGCCGACCAAATCCGATACGTCCTCCGCCAGTTCGGGCAGAGCAGGGCCGGCGCTGTAGGTTGCTTTTCCGGTAAACGGCATAATCAAACTCCTTTCTTTGAATAAATGAATTTCGAATCTCGAAATTCGAAACCAAAATGATTGGTTCGTGACTTCATACGGCTGATTTCAGCATTTCAGGTGAATTGTCTTCGGATGCGCAGGTATTCCTGCACATCGTTGAGCCGTCCGGTGCGTTCGGCCCTGCCGGCGGCCTGCTGAAGGGCGGCTGTGCGGTCGGGCAGTACACGCTGTCCGGCAGAGCGTTTCGGTCGTGCCGCATTGTCCGCCTCAAACAGCCAGCTCTTTTCCCTCCGGAGCCGCTCCAGCAGGGCCGGAATGTCGGCCTTGTCATTTTCCGCCAGCTGCTGACGAATCAGCAGACAGACGGTTTCGCTGTCGATTGCACCGGCGGCCCGGGCGGCCTGAAGGAGCTGCTGATCCGTCTGAATCCGGTCCAGCGTTTTGCGGAGAGTCTGATTCTCTGCATCCAGCCGATCACGCTCGGCCTTGATTTGGGCCAGTTCCTTCTCGGCGGCCTGGGCCTGCCGGCGAATCAGGACGGCCTCCGGAACCGCTTCCGCACCAAGAGGGGTTGTCTGTTCCTGTCGGGGTTCCTCGTTTGTGTGGGTCATACACTCGCTCCTTTCTGATAAAGATTTCCTTGTTTTGTCTGCTGGGAATTATTCCGCCGTCGGCTCGAAGTCTGCCGGTTCGTATCCCAATTCCTTGAGGATGTCGGCGGCGGGGACCCCGAGGTCTTTTTTGAGCTGGGCTTCTTTGAGCTGTTCGGCGGGCTCTTCGGGCAGCGGATTGGGAAAGCGGATGTCCAGCTGCCGCTCTTCGGGCGAGGTCGGAAAGACGCCGGCACGGTTGAAGATATCCAGAATGATTTCGGCCATCCGCCGAAGCCCCTGCCCATAGGTGTACTGCTTGCGGCTGTTGCGGGTGAGCATCCCCATAAAGGTCATCTTCAGGGCTACGCCGGAGGTCAGATGGCCGATTTTGTTCTTGAGCACACCGGCCACAACGGGGGTGACACCGCTGATTTTGTCCATTGCATCGCGGATGTCGAGGATGTGCAGGTTTTCGCTGGGGCAGTTGTCGTCGCCGCCGAATTCCTGAATGGAGGCGTTCTCGTTGTCCGTACACCACATCCTTCCGGGCGAAACGGGCTTTTCACCGACCCCCTCGATGCCCTTGGCCAGATACATTCGAAAGGCCTGCATCGTGAGCCGATTGGCCCGGTCGGACAGACGTGTGTTCAGTTCATCCTGCAGGCCGATGAGCTGCTCGACATCGCTGATGCCCTCGTAGGCATAGGGCTGCGAAAGATTCTGAATGTGCACGACGGGGATATAGCCGAGCGGATTAAGGCCTTCGGCAACGCACTGAAAATCTTCATAGCGCTGGAAGCAGCGAGGGCCAATGATTTCCGTGACGGCGGTTTTGCGGCGGCCGGCAGGAACAGAACGCCTTCGGAAAAACCGCTCCAGAAGCGCCGGCGGCTGCTCCGGTTCGTTTCGCTCCTGAAGAAAATGCTGAATGTAATAACGAATGGTTCGGCAGTCGTCTTCTTCCAGGACCGGCAGGGCTCGGGGGGCTTCGACCAGGTCCAGAGCAATCTCGGAAGCGAAGGTGCGGATGCGCGGAAGGGATACGGATGCATCGGGAGTCTGAACGGAACGGCCGGGGGTGGCGGCCTGAAGATGTGCATTCAGCCGAGCGCCGGGACGAATGATGCAGTCGACAAACCCATAGACAGCCCCGAGCACCGCCAGGTCCTGGAAGAATGCAGGGCCCCCGTTGGCCTCGAACACAGCTTCAAGAAGCGTCTGAATGGCTCTGCGGCGAGAAGCATTGGGGGCCCTGCTGACGAAAAAAACGCCTTTGCCGAAGAGAAAATCCACCATCGCACTGATGCGCCAGGCGATGTCGTTTTCGACTACGACTTCCTTGCGGCGGATATCGCGAACGACCTTGCCCGCATTGATGCCGTCAGGAGAATCATACAGCCGTCCGGTAATCCGCGGAGGCAGGCCCATTTCCTGTGCCTGGATATAGGGACGGGCGGATTCCGCACAGCGGCCGTCGGCATCTTCAAACGAAACCGGACCGATCAAGCGGTTCTGATAATACTCCCAGAGGCGATGAAAGCGGGCAAACCAGGTCGGCCAATGGGATTGAATAAGCCAGTCAAGAAAGGGCTCCTTCAGTGCGGAATCCTGAAAAATCGTCAAGTCGAACGCCATCGGTCGCCTCCGTTTTGCTTGTTTTGCTCTTTTTTGTCTCTCTACCCTTGGCGCACTGTTGCACAAATGAAACGAAAATTGGGGATGAAACGGACGGCAGGACCTACAATAAGTCCGAAAAAAATAAACGATTTATCAAAAAAAGAATAATTCTGAAAAAAATGTTTTCCCCCGTTGCAGTTTTGGACTGTATTAAAAAAGCTGCATTTTTTTCTTAAGTCTAACTCCAATAATCCCGAATCCCTTCTCAGAACAATTCCCGAATTCAGAAAAAAAACAATCCTAAGAGTTTAGGAGCTGAAGAATGGCAGTCTCAGCAACAACCTCATCTGTTACAAGGTCACACTCTGAAAAGAATCTCGCCATCGAAGGCAAATACTTAACATTTGCCATCGGGAATGAAGAGTTTGGGATAG
This genomic stretch from Anaerohalosphaeraceae bacterium harbors:
- a CDS encoding phosphomannomutase/phosphoglucomutase → MNPAIFKAYDIRGIYPDQLDEEAAWKIGHATAQFLRSMLRGYERGLANAQSICVGYDMRTHSPALAKALIEGMNAARTNVIDIGMIDTPQMYFAINHLGTCGGVQVTASHNPAKYNGFKISGQQAKPIGADTGLKDIKHIATALLHTLGRPDGSVEHCDLTREYKHHVLKFLEPSRRFLRVVVDASNGMAGKMMPAIFGDVDNLELIGINLKHDGTFVHDPNPLVEANLNQLRQVVRDKQADVGVCFDGDADRLMVVDEQGRTIGCDLLTALMVPYFLAKNPGSAIVYDLRSSHVVPEEIIKHGGTPRRERVGHAFMKKTLRDSHACFGGELSGHFYYRDNFYADSGMITLVHLLNILGTTTKSMSELIAPLRRYASSGEMNFEVENKEAVMKELARKYSQGQVDDLDGITVQFKDWWFNVRPSNTEPLLRLNVEAKTSELLEEKLAELKEFLGQPVAH
- a CDS encoding GDYXXLXY domain-containing protein, translated to MLWGTLLVSGFFWPMSVQNTFEHRFPEYTYATAASLLGLVFFCWGLAGWKSPRGRFVSVPCWTVGLFWCFLAVFLASFIDYAKYMVTEAVGKKDLPAQYPLLITAGVLAAGAVGLAVYSGPVLKKGPDDIWSLESLSQTLPTNLSPEQIAVKGTVIGHQIEYGIENFYIPEKDRNELERALRTSRKRALAQIRVDKYGNDALIRLIVQGKRYEY
- a CDS encoding DUF5309 family protein, which translates into the protein MPFTGKATYSAGPALPELAEDVSDLVGIISPYETPLLDALGDPARSAASTRHEWLEDALLPNKDSISDSSLLDPLNETQFDVSDGGRFRAGDQIQIEGKQELMLVTQVSGNTLTVIRGYAGTTRSALANGQTVNILGNAALEGDERPQARFTCRQRQSNWTQIFTQSVEVSGTDLAASPIGLADEMDYQKQMRLRELLRDLENTVINGGQPASTPQGSPTVRRTLRGIIQHLQTHVYSVGAQGFPSGNDLDEPKISYVLRKIWEASSSTVDLIVVNGFQKRRINGFLTGLRSFGPADTAYRDQVSFYESDFGLCRIVTTRWMPQDAVLLLDSSRISVLPLAGRSFHYKPLASRGDYECGQLIGEYTLELKNEAAHGLIRGLTCQ
- a CDS encoding phage portal protein; this translates as MAFDLTIFQDSALKEPFLDWLIQSHWPTWFARFHRLWEYYQNRLIGPVSFEDADGRCAESARPYIQAQEMGLPPRITGRLYDSPDGINAGKVVRDIRRKEVVVENDIAWRISAMVDFLFGKGVFFVSRAPNASRRRAIQTLLEAVFEANGGPAFFQDLAVLGAVYGFVDCIIRPGARLNAHLQAATPGRSVQTPDASVSLPRIRTFASEIALDLVEAPRALPVLEEDDCRTIRYYIQHFLQERNEPEQPPALLERFFRRRSVPAGRRKTAVTEIIGPRCFQRYEDFQCVAEGLNPLGYIPVVHIQNLSQPYAYEGISDVEQLIGLQDELNTRLSDRANRLTMQAFRMYLAKGIEGVGEKPVSPGRMWCTDNENASIQEFGGDDNCPSENLHILDIRDAMDKISGVTPVVAGVLKNKIGHLTSGVALKMTFMGMLTRNSRKQYTYGQGLRRMAEIILDIFNRAGVFPTSPEERQLDIRFPNPLPEEPAEQLKEAQLKKDLGVPAADILKELGYEPADFEPTAE
- a CDS encoding DUF2157 domain-containing protein, which produces MRVKLPSVWFRKRLKSELSVLEAEGLLSAEQAAAICQRYQLTSLASEGTRALLTTIYFIGATLVGIGIISFVAAHWTYLSRELKLTLILGAMLAAHISGFLFWKVSGRRPNLGHTLVLLGTLMFGANIGLVAQIFHVQSNFYNGFAVWTLGAVAAAWAVRSVPNAVLGLITAAVFGFGNLGITMLPLCSPGWLRRFWFFLFRWFIICGRNGCCGARFW